In the genome of Thermus sp. LT1-2-5, one region contains:
- a CDS encoding carbohydrate ABC transporter permease, producing the protein MALFLLLMGSGVMALPFVWMVLTSVKPFPEIFELRLLPRELTWENYRIVLEETGFLRWFGNSLLVATLTTLSVLFFDSLTGYTLARMRFPGKQVIFVLILSTLMVPTEMLVIPWYVMSAERGWINTYWGLLFPGLITAFGVFLMRQFFETLPQDLFDAGRIDGLSEFGIFWRIGLPLVRPALAALGIFTFLGNWNAFLWPLIVVQTPEMRTLPVGIALFSGEAGTAWNLIMAASSLAVLPVLLVFFFFQRQIIEGVVLTGLKG; encoded by the coding sequence ATGGCCCTCTTCCTTCTGCTCATGGGAAGCGGCGTCATGGCCCTCCCCTTCGTGTGGATGGTTCTCACCTCCGTAAAACCCTTTCCTGAGATCTTCGAGCTGCGCCTCCTTCCACGGGAACTCACTTGGGAAAACTATCGCATCGTTTTGGAAGAAACCGGCTTCTTGCGTTGGTTTGGGAACAGCCTTCTGGTGGCAACCCTAACGACGCTTTCGGTGCTCTTCTTCGATAGCCTAACGGGCTACACCTTGGCCCGAATGCGTTTCCCTGGAAAACAAGTGATTTTCGTTCTCATACTTTCCACCCTCATGGTTCCCACGGAAATGCTGGTAATCCCTTGGTACGTGATGAGCGCGGAGAGGGGGTGGATAAACACCTATTGGGGCCTCCTTTTCCCCGGTCTCATCACCGCGTTTGGGGTCTTCCTAATGCGCCAGTTTTTTGAAACACTTCCCCAAGATCTCTTCGATGCGGGGAGAATTGACGGCCTTAGCGAGTTCGGGATCTTTTGGCGCATTGGGCTTCCTCTGGTAAGGCCTGCTCTAGCTGCCCTGGGGATCTTTACCTTCCTGGGCAACTGGAACGCCTTCCTCTGGCCGCTCATAGTGGTCCAAACGCCAGAAATGCGTACGCTCCCCGTAGGCATTGCCTTGTTCTCGGGGGAAGCAGGCACTGCCTGGAACCTCATCATGGCAGCATCCAGCCTAGCCGTACTTCCCGTGCTCCTGGTCTTCTTCTTCTTCCAAAGGCAGATCATTGAAGGGGTGGTGTTGACCGGCCTTAAGGGATGA
- a CDS encoding sugar ABC transporter permease, with protein MRLRLSQREALWAFAFLVIPLAFFLYFRILPAFQALWLSFYQWHTDPSQRNFVGLEHYARLLDDPLLQRALWNTLLYTLLGVPAQIGLGLSLALLLRAVPWGRELFRAIYFAPYITPAVAVAWVWSWMLSPHFGLVNELLSLLGIPPQPFLQSPAQALPTVTGVVVWQNLGFQIVLFLAGLESIPRQYYEAARIDGAEGFQLFRYITWPLLNPVLVFSVVIGTIGYLQLFTQVVNLNFTDQGGPLNSTLTLALYIYQLAFLRFQLGYAAAVTVLLFAIILFITLLQLKILTRRVEL; from the coding sequence GTGAGGCTACGCTTGAGTCAGCGGGAGGCGTTGTGGGCCTTTGCGTTCTTAGTCATCCCGCTGGCCTTTTTCTTGTACTTTCGTATTTTGCCTGCCTTTCAGGCGTTGTGGCTTTCCTTCTACCAATGGCATACCGATCCGTCGCAACGGAACTTTGTTGGCCTAGAGCACTACGCCCGCCTCTTAGACGACCCCCTCCTTCAGCGAGCTTTGTGGAATACGCTCCTCTACACCCTCTTGGGAGTTCCCGCGCAGATTGGCCTAGGCTTAAGCCTAGCTCTCCTGCTCAGGGCCGTACCCTGGGGACGCGAGCTCTTTCGGGCCATTTATTTCGCACCCTATATCACCCCGGCAGTGGCCGTGGCCTGGGTATGGAGCTGGATGCTTTCGCCCCACTTCGGCCTAGTGAACGAGCTCCTCAGCCTTCTGGGCATTCCTCCTCAGCCCTTCCTGCAGAGCCCTGCCCAGGCGCTTCCCACAGTCACCGGGGTGGTGGTGTGGCAAAACCTAGGGTTCCAAATCGTTCTCTTCCTGGCAGGCTTGGAAAGCATCCCACGCCAGTACTACGAAGCTGCTCGCATTGACGGGGCCGAGGGCTTCCAGCTTTTTCGCTATATCACCTGGCCCCTGCTCAATCCGGTCCTGGTGTTTTCCGTGGTCATCGGCACCATCGGGTACCTCCAGCTTTTCACCCAAGTGGTCAACCTAAACTTCACCGACCAAGGAGGCCCCCTCAACAGCACCTTGACCTTAGCCCTCTACATCTATCAGCTGGCGTTTCTCCGGTTCCAGCTGGGCTACGCCGCAGCCGTTACCGTACTCCTCTTCGCCATAATCCTGTTCATCACCCTGTTGCAGCTCAAAATCCTCACGCGGAGGGTGGAGCTATGA
- a CDS encoding extracellular solute-binding protein: MAIMDKKGRSMLTSVPKEAIMKKLGFLAILAFSMGFSQPVTITYWQYEFKSKVEAIDELIRRFEAENPGIKVLHQTFPYDAFQQKVAAAIPAGQGPDVVNLYYGWAPTWVKAGYLAPLPEEWGQRIERDFVSMAQAAKIGGRFYGIPTAVRSLALFYNKDLFRQNGISGPPRTWEEFLSVAKRLTVKQGGRFTQIGYGIAPDGQDHHLVREVLIRQFGGRPYSEDSRRVLYLSEAGIRALTFYTDWVRRHEIGVSGFFPGNNGYRDGFIAGRIAMIIDGSFAIGTIQQGARFNWGVAELPLEKPGGRKANFGSFWMHGLTPLATGAKREAALKFLAFLTSEETQRYWLEKVGELPASKNLIRNPKLSLHPVYGPFVLSLAYAKATPFVDEAAQRKVMVDAINRTLLQNMDPAQSLRLAASEEQKILDQFWR, encoded by the coding sequence ATGGCCATTATGGACAAGAAGGGTCGTTCTATGTTAACCTCGGTACCAAAGGAGGCGATCATGAAAAAGCTCGGTTTCTTGGCGATTCTCGCCTTTTCCATGGGCTTTTCCCAACCTGTAACCATTACCTATTGGCAATACGAATTTAAAAGCAAGGTGGAAGCGATCGACGAGCTCATCCGCCGCTTTGAAGCAGAAAACCCTGGGATTAAGGTTCTTCACCAAACCTTTCCCTACGACGCCTTTCAGCAAAAAGTAGCCGCAGCCATTCCCGCGGGCCAGGGGCCAGACGTAGTCAACCTCTACTACGGATGGGCACCCACATGGGTTAAGGCTGGCTACCTGGCCCCGCTGCCGGAGGAATGGGGGCAAAGGATTGAAAGGGATTTCGTTTCCATGGCCCAAGCAGCAAAGATAGGGGGGAGGTTTTACGGCATACCCACAGCAGTGCGAAGTCTGGCACTCTTTTACAACAAAGATCTGTTCCGGCAGAATGGGATCTCTGGCCCTCCAAGGACCTGGGAAGAATTTCTATCCGTGGCCAAAAGGCTGACGGTTAAGCAAGGCGGACGCTTTACCCAAATCGGCTACGGAATCGCCCCCGATGGCCAAGACCATCATTTGGTCCGGGAAGTCTTGATACGCCAATTTGGGGGTAGGCCCTACTCCGAGGACAGCCGACGGGTACTCTACCTTAGCGAAGCGGGAATCCGTGCCCTCACTTTCTACACGGATTGGGTTCGTAGGCACGAAATCGGTGTTTCCGGCTTCTTCCCTGGAAATAATGGATACAGAGACGGCTTCATCGCAGGCCGGATCGCCATGATCATAGACGGCTCCTTCGCCATAGGGACGATCCAACAAGGAGCCCGCTTCAACTGGGGCGTGGCAGAACTCCCTTTGGAAAAACCCGGTGGACGTAAGGCCAACTTTGGTTCCTTCTGGATGCACGGGTTAACCCCCCTAGCCACGGGGGCAAAGCGGGAAGCCGCCTTAAAGTTCCTAGCCTTCCTCACCTCAGAGGAAACACAACGCTACTGGCTGGAGAAGGTAGGAGAACTTCCCGCCAGCAAAAACCTTATTCGCAATCCCAAACTTTCCTTGCACCCAGTATATGGCCCCTTTGTCCTAAGCCTGGCCTACGCCAAGGCTACCCCCTTTGTAGACGAAGCAGCCCAGCGAAAGGTAATGGTGGACGCCATCAACCGCACTCTCCTTCAAAACATGGATCCGGCGCAGTCCCTGCGCTTAGCCGCCTCAGAGGAGCAAAAGATCCTGGACCAGTTCTGGAGGTAG
- a CDS encoding GNAT family protein, translating into MWAFPSQFLGRYVRLEPLSLAHLEGFLAHYDPEVYRFLSRIPLAPTEEDLRAHLEALLSEPGRVNWAVYLGEALAGRISVIGPEPEHGKLEIGTMIFKPFWGSPANKEAKYLLLRHAFEVLGAERVQFKVNRNNERSQRALESLGAVREGVLRKNRRLPDGTFRDDVIYSILREEWPQVKARLEARLYGSP; encoded by the coding sequence ATGTGGGCTTTCCCCTCCCAGTTTCTTGGTCGGTATGTGCGTTTGGAGCCCTTAAGCCTAGCCCACCTCGAGGGCTTCCTCGCCCACTACGATCCCGAGGTCTACCGCTTCCTGAGCCGCATCCCCCTAGCCCCCACGGAGGAGGACCTTAGGGCCCACCTGGAGGCCCTCCTCTCCGAGCCCGGCCGGGTGAACTGGGCGGTCTACCTGGGAGAGGCCCTGGCGGGGCGCATCTCCGTCATCGGCCCGGAGCCCGAGCACGGGAAGCTGGAGATCGGCACCATGATCTTCAAGCCCTTCTGGGGCAGCCCCGCCAACAAGGAGGCCAAGTACCTCCTCCTCCGCCACGCCTTTGAGGTCCTGGGGGCGGAGCGGGTCCAGTTCAAGGTGAACCGGAACAACGAGCGGAGCCAAAGGGCCTTGGAGTCCCTAGGGGCGGTTAGGGAGGGGGTGCTTAGGAAAAACCGCAGGCTTCCCGATGGGACCTTTCGCGACGACGTGATCTACAGCATTCTGCGGGAGGAGTGGCCCCAGGTGAAGGCCCGCCTCGAGGCCCGGCTTTATGGAAGCCCTTAG
- a CDS encoding SLC13 family permease — protein MEALSLLVVLLAYLGLALGGLPGFRMNRAGVALVGGSFLLLLGTLDLEEAWHALDAETLVFLFGVMVLNAQLSYAGFFGLAAEALLRLAKSPFSLLVLLTFGAGLLSALFLNDTMALLLTPLVVRVVQGLGLNPVPYLLALMGAVNTGSLLTPTGNPQNILVASLSGLGYLDFLGRLWPPALLGLGLQVLLLALLYPEVRSLRPLPPLPPLRYRLHPALLWKGLAVALGLLLAFLLGYPMAQGALVAAGLLLFTRRLRSERYFQRVDWELLVMFGGLFLLTEGVRRLGLAEALLPLADQPLGLLLAATLLSLLISNVPAVLLLAPLAHGPEDWLLLAGGSTLAGNLTLLASVANLIVAEGAGKGGVRVGFGEHLRFGLPLTLLSLVLLYALL, from the coding sequence ATGGAAGCCCTTAGCCTTTTGGTGGTCCTCCTCGCCTATCTTGGCCTCGCCCTGGGAGGGCTTCCCGGCTTCCGCATGAACCGGGCGGGGGTGGCCCTGGTGGGGGGGAGCTTTCTCCTCCTCCTTGGGACCTTGGACCTAGAAGAGGCCTGGCACGCCCTGGACGCCGAAACCCTGGTCTTCCTCTTCGGGGTCATGGTCCTAAACGCCCAGCTTTCCTACGCCGGCTTCTTCGGTCTGGCGGCGGAGGCCCTCCTGCGCCTGGCCAAAAGCCCCTTTTCCCTCCTCGTCCTCCTCACCTTCGGGGCCGGGCTCCTTTCCGCCCTCTTCCTCAACGACACCATGGCCCTCCTCCTCACCCCCTTGGTGGTGCGGGTGGTCCAGGGGCTTGGCCTGAACCCCGTGCCCTACCTCCTCGCCCTCATGGGGGCGGTGAACACGGGAAGCCTCCTCACCCCCACGGGCAACCCGCAGAACATCCTGGTGGCGAGCCTCTCTGGCCTCGGCTACCTGGACTTTTTGGGGCGGCTTTGGCCGCCCGCCCTCTTGGGCCTGGGGCTTCAGGTCCTCCTCCTCGCCCTCCTCTACCCCGAGGTGCGCTCCTTGAGGCCCCTGCCGCCCCTTCCCCCCTTGCGCTACCGCCTGCACCCGGCCCTCCTCTGGAAGGGCCTCGCCGTGGCCCTGGGCCTCCTTTTGGCCTTCCTCCTGGGCTACCCCATGGCCCAGGGGGCCTTGGTGGCGGCGGGGCTTCTCCTCTTCACCCGAAGGCTTCGCTCCGAGCGCTACTTCCAGCGGGTGGACTGGGAGCTTTTGGTGATGTTCGGCGGGCTTTTCCTCCTCACGGAAGGGGTGAGGCGCCTGGGCCTGGCCGAGGCCCTCCTGCCCTTGGCGGACCAACCCTTGGGGCTTCTCCTGGCCGCCACCCTCCTTTCCCTCCTCATCTCCAACGTGCCCGCGGTGCTCCTCCTCGCCCCCCTGGCCCATGGCCCCGAGGACTGGCTCCTCCTGGCGGGGGGAAGCACCTTGGCGGGAAACCTCACCCTCCTCGCCAGCGTGGCTAACCTCATCGTGGCCGAGGGGGCGGGGAAAGGAGGGGTGCGGGTGGGCTTTGGGGAGCACCTCCGCTTCGGCCTTCCCCTTACCCTCTTGAGCCTGGTCCTGCTTTACGCCCTACTTTAG